In Pseudomonas lalkuanensis, the following are encoded in one genomic region:
- a CDS encoding OprD family porin — MNASRRQAQTFVPCILSAAVALAALPAQAADEHGFVEDASATLNLRNFYINRNFVNPTNPQGKAEEWTQNFILDARSGFTEGPVGFGVDMLGLLSVKLDGGKGTKGTQLLPVHDDGRPADDFGRLAVAGKMRVSKTELKVGEWMPVLPILRSDDGRSLPQTFQGGQVTSQEIDGLTLYGGQFRQNSPRNDASMEDMSMNGKAAFTSDRFNFAGGEYAFNEKRTLVGLWYAELEDIYQQQYLQVVHSQPVGDWTLGANLGYFTGKEDGSALAGDLDNRTWSALLSAKYGGNTFYVGLQKVSGDDAWMRVNGTSGGTLANDSYNSSFDNAEEKSWQVRHDYNFAALGVPGLTLMNRYISGEDAHVGGVTDGKEWIRETELAYVVQSGAFKALSVKWRNSSIRRDFSNNEFDENRLIISYPLSIL; from the coding sequence ATGAACGCCAGCCGCCGCCAGGCCCAAACCTTTGTCCCATGCATTCTTTCCGCAGCCGTAGCCCTGGCCGCCCTGCCCGCCCAGGCCGCCGACGAGCACGGCTTCGTCGAAGACGCCAGCGCCACGCTGAACCTGCGCAACTTCTACATCAATCGCAACTTCGTGAACCCGACCAACCCGCAGGGCAAGGCCGAGGAATGGACCCAGAACTTCATCCTCGATGCCCGCTCGGGCTTCACCGAAGGTCCGGTGGGCTTCGGCGTCGACATGCTCGGCCTGCTGTCGGTCAAGCTCGACGGCGGCAAGGGCACCAAGGGCACCCAGTTGCTGCCGGTGCATGACGATGGCCGCCCCGCCGACGACTTCGGCCGCCTGGCAGTGGCTGGCAAGATGCGCGTGTCGAAGACCGAGCTGAAGGTGGGCGAATGGATGCCGGTGCTGCCGATCCTGCGTTCCGACGACGGCCGCTCCCTGCCGCAGACCTTCCAGGGCGGCCAGGTGACCTCCCAGGAAATCGACGGCCTTACTCTCTACGGCGGCCAGTTCCGGCAGAACAGCCCCCGTAACGACGCAAGCATGGAAGACATGTCCATGAACGGCAAAGCGGCCTTCACTTCGGACCGCTTCAACTTCGCCGGCGGCGAATACGCCTTCAATGAGAAGCGCACCCTGGTCGGCCTGTGGTACGCCGAGCTGGAAGACATCTACCAGCAGCAGTACCTGCAGGTGGTGCACAGCCAGCCGGTCGGCGACTGGACCCTGGGCGCCAACCTCGGCTACTTCACCGGCAAGGAAGACGGCTCGGCGCTGGCCGGCGACCTGGACAACCGCACCTGGTCCGCGCTGCTGTCTGCCAAGTACGGCGGCAACACCTTCTACGTCGGCCTGCAGAAAGTCAGCGGCGACGACGCCTGGATGCGCGTCAACGGCACCAGCGGCGGCACCCTGGCCAACGACAGCTACAACTCCAGCTTCGACAACGCCGAGGAGAAGTCCTGGCAGGTCCGCCACGACTACAACTTCGCCGCCCTCGGCGTTCCCGGCCTGACCCTGATGAACCGCTACATCAGCGGCGAAGACGCCCACGTGGGCGGCGTGACCGACGGCAAGGAGTGGATCCGCGAAACCGAACTGGCCTATGTGGTCCAGTCCGGTGCCTTCAAGGCACTCAGCGTGAAGTGGCGAAATTCGAGCATCCGCCGCGACTTCAGCAATAACGAGTTCGACGAAAACCGTCTGATCATCAGCTATCCGCTGTCGATCCTCTGA
- a CDS encoding FAD-dependent oxidoreductase, with product MPAENPTPNHLDCDLLVIGSGAAGLAAAVTAAHQGKKVILVEKEPVFGGATAWSGGWMWVPRNPLARRAGIIEDIEQPRTYLRNELGEHFRPEMVDAFLEAGPEMVAFFEQHTALQFVDGNGIPDMHGDTPGAATGGHQVIAAPYDAREVGELLPRLRKTMRETSFMGMPIMAGADLAAFLGMTRSLKAFAYVTRRFLTHLYHLARHGRAMHLVNGVALVARLAKSANDLGVQLLESAPARRLLIAEGAVRGAVVERDGQEIAIHARAVVLAAGGFPNDPVRRKALFPHDASGHDNLALPPVSCSGDGLRLGESAGGVVADDLRSPVAWAPVSKVPYRNGTFGHFPHIIDRGKPGIIGVLKNGRRFVNEAGGYYDYVDAMNRAVPEGEESCSWLVCDHRFQRRYGLGFARPAPVPLWPHLRNGYLKRGRTLVELAQACGIDPAGLTTTVAEFNHHARQGQDPAFGRGSTPFNRRSGDALHDGPNPCVAPIEQAPFYAVKVQPGCFGTFAGLRTDGQARVLDENARPIPGLYAAGTDMASVLGGYYPSGGINLGPAMTFGYIAGRHAAGTPLDA from the coding sequence ATGCCTGCCGAAAACCCAACACCGAACCACCTCGACTGCGACTTGCTGGTCATCGGCTCCGGCGCCGCGGGCCTGGCAGCAGCGGTGACCGCCGCCCACCAAGGGAAAAAGGTGATTCTGGTCGAGAAGGAACCGGTGTTCGGCGGTGCCACCGCCTGGTCCGGTGGCTGGATGTGGGTGCCGCGCAACCCGCTGGCCCGGCGCGCCGGGATCATTGAGGACATCGAGCAGCCGCGCACCTACCTGCGCAATGAACTGGGCGAGCACTTCCGCCCGGAGATGGTGGATGCCTTCCTCGAAGCCGGCCCGGAGATGGTCGCGTTCTTCGAGCAGCACACCGCGCTGCAATTCGTCGACGGCAACGGCATCCCCGACATGCATGGCGACACGCCCGGTGCGGCCACCGGCGGCCACCAGGTGATCGCGGCGCCCTACGACGCCCGTGAGGTAGGCGAACTGCTGCCGCGTCTGCGCAAGACCATGCGCGAAACCTCCTTCATGGGCATGCCGATTATGGCCGGCGCCGATCTGGCTGCCTTCCTCGGTATGACCCGCTCGCTGAAGGCGTTCGCCTATGTGACCCGGCGCTTCCTCACCCACCTCTATCACCTGGCTCGCCATGGCCGCGCCATGCACCTGGTGAACGGCGTGGCGCTGGTGGCACGTCTGGCCAAATCAGCCAATGACCTGGGTGTCCAACTGCTGGAGTCGGCACCGGCGCGCCGGCTGCTCATCGCGGAAGGCGCCGTTCGTGGCGCCGTGGTCGAACGGGATGGCCAGGAGATCGCCATCCACGCCCGCGCAGTGGTGCTGGCAGCCGGAGGATTCCCCAACGATCCGGTGCGGCGCAAGGCGCTGTTCCCCCACGATGCCAGCGGCCACGACAACCTCGCCCTGCCCCCAGTTTCCTGTTCCGGCGACGGCTTGCGCCTGGGCGAATCCGCCGGCGGCGTTGTAGCCGACGACCTGCGCTCGCCGGTGGCCTGGGCACCGGTTTCGAAGGTGCCCTACCGCAACGGCACCTTCGGCCACTTCCCCCATATCATCGATCGCGGCAAGCCCGGCATCATCGGCGTCCTGAAGAATGGCCGGCGCTTCGTCAACGAAGCCGGCGGCTACTACGACTACGTCGACGCGATGAACCGGGCCGTGCCGGAAGGCGAGGAAAGCTGTTCCTGGCTGGTCTGCGACCACCGCTTCCAGCGCCGTTATGGCCTGGGCTTCGCCCGCCCAGCACCCGTGCCGCTGTGGCCGCACCTGCGCAACGGCTACCTCAAGCGCGGCAGGACCCTGGTCGAACTGGCGCAGGCCTGCGGCATCGACCCGGCGGGCCTGACCACCACGGTCGCGGAGTTCAACCACCATGCCCGCCAGGGCCAGGATCCCGCGTTCGGCCGGGGCAGCACCCCCTTCAACCGACGTAGCGGTGACGCCCTCCACGACGGCCCCAATCCCTGCGTCGCCCCCATCGAACAGGCCCCCTTCTACGCCGTGAAAGTACAACCGGGCTGTTTCGGCACCTTCGCCGGCCTGCGCACCGACGGCCAGGCACGGGTGCTGGACGAGAACGCCCGGCCGATTCCCGGGCTCTATGCCGCTGGCACCGACATGGCCAGCGTGCTGGGCGGGTATTACCCGTCCGGAGGGATCAACCTGGGACCGGCCATGACCTTCGGCTACATCGCCGGCCGACATGCGGCAGGCACACCCCTTGATGCATAA
- a CDS encoding aldo/keto reductase gives MRNLTSRHGLDMPQLGLGTWPMKGEECTLAVRQALELGYRHIDTAPAYENEAAVGEALRQSDVPRESIHLTTKVWWDKLQPAAMRQSLEDSLRALGTEQVDLFMIHWPTKDWDLPRSIEALVALRDEGKARCIGVANFPLGLLRRVAEELEAPLSAIQVEYHVLLDQRGLLDYARSKGLALTAYTPLARGQAAEQAAIRKIAEKHGVLPSQVALKWLLDQDGVAAIPKASSRANQQANRDALKVQLDDEDRALIAALPKDRRVVSPDFAPAWDA, from the coding sequence ATGCGGAACCTGACCTCTCGCCACGGACTCGACATGCCCCAGCTCGGCCTGGGCACCTGGCCGATGAAGGGCGAGGAATGCACGCTCGCCGTACGCCAGGCGCTGGAACTGGGTTATCGCCACATCGACACCGCCCCCGCCTACGAGAACGAAGCCGCCGTGGGTGAGGCGTTGCGCCAGAGCGACGTGCCCCGTGAATCCATTCACCTGACCACCAAGGTCTGGTGGGACAAGCTGCAACCGGCCGCCATGCGCCAGTCGCTGGAAGACAGCCTGCGTGCCCTGGGTACCGAGCAGGTGGACCTGTTCATGATCCACTGGCCGACGAAGGACTGGGACCTGCCGCGCAGCATCGAAGCCCTGGTGGCCCTGCGCGATGAAGGCAAAGCGCGCTGCATTGGTGTCGCCAACTTCCCCCTCGGCCTGCTGCGCCGGGTAGCGGAGGAACTGGAAGCGCCGCTGTCGGCGATCCAGGTGGAGTACCACGTGCTGTTGGATCAGCGTGGTCTGCTCGATTACGCCCGTAGCAAAGGCCTGGCGCTGACCGCCTACACCCCGCTGGCTCGCGGCCAGGCCGCGGAGCAGGCGGCGATCCGGAAAATTGCCGAGAAACACGGCGTGCTTCCCAGCCAGGTTGCCCTGAAGTGGCTGTTGGATCAGGACGGTGTCGCTGCCATTCCGAAGGCTTCGAGCCGGGCGAATCAGCAAGCCAACCGGGATGCGCTCAAGGTGCAGCTCGATGATGAAGACCGCGCCCTGATCGCCGCGCTGCCGAAGGACCGCCGAGTGGTCAGCCCGGACTTCGCGCCGGCGTGGGATGCCTGA